From a region of the Fusarium verticillioides 7600 chromosome 9, whole genome shotgun sequence genome:
- a CDS encoding cinnamyl-alcohol dehydrogenase, giving the protein MASDTHMVTGGSGFIAIHLVNQLLQAGYNVHTTVRDLTNTRKVQPLRDLQEKYPGKLDLFEADLLKPGSFEPAMKDCSVVHHVASPFLMAEKIKDGQKDMVDPALQGTRNVLNSVNSTETVKRVVLTSTIGAIFGDYIDVKSMKDSILAESYFNESSSVTHNPYHYSKVVAEKEAWKIQKAQSRWDMVAICPGLVLGPSLTAGSDSGSLFLLDELFSGQLWFGVPDLSFCTVDVREVATAHIRAAETESAQGRYIICDKEMVRFVDISKHIRPQAKRRWVLPRHTLPNLLIRIVGPLFGLTQKWMRANLGVRFEVGNERGIKELGIVYRPLNETLDDHYKSWQAQKIPTSVR; this is encoded by the exons ATGGCATCAGATACCCACATGGTCACCGGCGGCAGTGGCTTTATCGCCATCCATCTCGTCAATCAGCTCCTGCAAGCCGGATATAACGTGCACACTACTGTACGCGACTTGACCAACACGCGAAAAGTCCAGCCACTACGAGACTTGCAAGAGAAATACCCCGGGAAGCTTGACCTCTTTGAAGCAGATCTTCTCAAACCGGGTTCATTTGAACCTGCTATGAAAGACTGCTCGGTGGTTCATCATGTTGCGTCTCCGTTTTTGAtggccgagaagatcaaagATGGACAGAAGGACATGGTAGATCCTGCGTTGCAAGGAACGCGTAATGTTTTGAACAGCGTGAACAGCACCGAAACTGTCAAACGGGTGGTTTTGACATCTACTA TCGGTGCTATCTTTGGAGACTATATCGATGTGAAGAGCATGAAAGACAGCATCTTGGCTGAGAGCTACTTCAACGAATCAAGCTCCGTTACTCACAATCCATATCACTATTCCAAAGTCGTCGCCGAGAAAGAAGCCTGGAAAATCCAAAAGGCCCAATCACGCTGGGACATGGTAGCCATCTGCCCCGGCCTAGTCCTCGGTCCCTCCCTCACAGCAGGATCAGATTCCGGAAGTCTCTTCTTGCTAGACGAGCTATTCAGCGGACAGCTTTGGTTCGGCGTTCCCGATCTGAGTTTCTGCACCGTTGATGTGAGGGAGGTAGCTACGGCGCATATCAGGGCAGCAGAGACGGAGTCTGCGCAGGGGCGATACATCATCTGTGATAAAGAGATGGTGAGATTTGTGGATATCTCGAAGCATATACGGCCTCAAGCGAAGCGCCGCTGGGTTCTTCCGCGTCACACGCTGCCGAATTTATTGATTCGGATCGTTGGGCCTTTGTTTGGACTGACGCAGAAGTGGATGCGGGCGAATCTCGGGGTGAGGTTTGAGGTTGGCAATGAGCGTGGGATCAAGGAACTTGGGATCGTGTACCGGCCTCTGAACGAGACGTTGGATGATCACTACAAATCATGGCAGGCTCAAAAGATACCCACGTCAGTGAGGTGA
- a CDS encoding hypothetical protein (At least one base has a quality score < 10), with product MAAIPDPEKESKSEAPQLTTEDQLGVRTVYGDETHRRLKGRHIQLIGIGGTIGTVLFVQIGKGLMQGGPGSLFIAFSFWCLIVLTITMCIAEMVSYTPISSPFVRFAGIYVDEALGFASGWNFFIFEAALVPFEVTACHFILQFWTDAIPVGATIAVIIVLYALINLMAIQYFGETEFWAAIGKVILIVGLIFFTFIVMVGGNPQKDAFGFTYWKSPGAFAELYYDGALGKFVGFLACLIQAAFSIAGPDYVAMAAGEAENPRKILPRAFKTVFYRLTFFFVLGSLCVGILVPYDDPNMIAAFRDGKSGAAASPYVIAMDRLGIRVLPHIVNAMILVSAFSAGNSYVFCATRSLYGLALEGKAPRFLKICTRTGVPIYCVLVVLLIALLSFLQLSNSSAVVLSWFVSLVTASQLINFSVICLTYLCFYRATKVQGFDRSTLPYRAWFMPYAAYVGLVATFIMVFVGGYTVFLPGMWDIPSFLFS from the exons ATGGCTGCTATTCCCGATCCCGAAAAGGAGTCTAAATCCGAAGCGCCTCAGCTCACCACCGAGGATCAGCTTGGAGTTCGGACTGTCTATGGCGACGAAACGCACAGAAGGCTCAAGGGCCGGCACATCCAACTTATTGGAATTGGAGGGACAATCGGCACTGTTCTTTTC GTCCAAATCGGCAAAGGCCTAATGCAAGGCGGTCCAGgaagtctcttcatcgccttttccttctggTGTCTAATCGTCCTCACTATCACAATGTGCATCGCCGAAATGGTCTCTTACACGCCAATCTCGTCTCCGTTCGTCCGATTTGCCGGTATCTACGTCGACGAAGCTCTCGGTTTTGCTTCCGGCTGGAATTTTTTCATCTTCGAAGCTGCGCTTGTACCCTTCGAAGTCACAGCTTGTCATTTCATTCTTCAATTCTGGACCGATGCGATTCCTGTGGGCGCTACTATCGCTGTGATTATCGTGCTGTATGCactcatcaatctcatgGCGATTCAGTATTTTGGCGAGACTGAGTTTTGGGCTGCTATTGGAAAAGTCATTTTGATCGTTggcctcatcttctttacGTTCATCGTCATGGTTGGTGGGAATCCGCAGAAGGACGCGTTCGGATTTACCTACTGGAAGAGCCCTGGCGCTTTTGCGGAGCTTTACTACGACGGCGCCTTGGGTAAATTCGTAGGCTTTCTGGCTTGTCTCATCCAAGCTGCCTTTTCGATCGCTGGTCCCGATTACGTCGCCATGGCAGCTGGAGAAGCCGAAAACCCTCGCAAGATTCTGCCCCGGGCTTTCAAGACGGTCTTTTACCGgctgaccttcttcttcgtgcTTGGATCCCTCTGTGTCGGCATTCTAGTGCCTTACGACGACCCAAACATGATTGCTGCGTTCAGGGATGGCAAGTCAGGAGCTGCTGCTTCGCCATACGTTATCGCCATGGACCGTCTTGGGATCCGGGTTCTGCCGCATATCGTCAACGCCATGATTCTGGTGTCGGCATTTTCCGCCGGCAACTCCTATGTGTTTTGTGCGACGAGATCTTTGTATGGCCTTGCGCTTGAAGGGAAAGCACCGAGGTTTTTGAAAATCTGTACTAGGACTGGTGTTCCCATTTACTGCGTCCTTGTGGTGCTGCTCATCGCTCTGCTCTCTTTCCTCCAACTGTCGAATAGCTCAGCCGTTGTTCTGAGTTGGTTTGTGTCCTTGGTCACAGCCTCTCAGCTGATCAACTTCTCCGTCATCTGTCTTACGTACCTTTGTTTCTATCGTGCAACAAAGGTGCAGGGATTCGACCGCTCTACACTTCCTTATCGCGCGTGGTTCATGCCATATGCTGCGTACGTCGGACTAGTTGCGACTTTTATCATGGTATTCGTTGGAGGATATACTGTTTTTCTGCCAGGAATGTGGGATATTCCtagcttcttgttctcgtaA
- a CDS encoding hypothetical protein (At least one base has a quality score < 10), with protein sequence MAAIPDPEKESKSEAPQLTTEDQLGVRTVYGDETHRRLKGRHIQLIGIGGTIGTVLFVQIGKGLMQGGPGSLFIAFSFWCLIVLTITMCIAEMVSYTPISSPFVRFAGIYVDEALGFASGWNFFIFEAALVPFEVTACHFILQFWTDAIPVGATIAVIIVLYALINLMAIQYFGETEFWAAIGKVILIVGLIFFTFIVMVGGNPQKDAFGFTYWKSPGAFAELYYDGALGKFVGFLACLIQAAFSIAGPDYVAMAAGEAENPRKILPRAFKTVFYRLTFFFVLGSLCVGILVPYDDPNMIAAFRDGKSGAAASPYVIAMDRLGIRVLPHIVNAMILVSAFSAGNSYVFCATRSLYGLALEGKAPRFLKICTRTGVPIYCVLVVLLIALLSFLQLSNSSAVVLSWFVSLVTASQLINFSVICLTYLCFYRATKVQGFDRSTLPYRAWFMPYAAYVGLVATFIMVFVGGYTVFLPGMWDIPSFLFSYTSVGLFPVFYVGWKIAHKTKIIKPKEINLRHNLAPIEEYERNYVAKPPANWFEKGLHFLFG encoded by the exons ATGGCTGCTATTCCCGATCCCGAAAAGGAGTCTAAATCCGAAGCGCCTCAGCTCACCACCGAGGATCAGCTTGGAGTTCGGACTGTCTATGGCGACGAAACGCACAGAAGGCTCAAGGGCCGGCACATCCAACTTATTGGAATTGGAGGGACAATCGGCACTGTTCTTTTC GTCCAAATCGGCAAAGGCCTAATGCAAGGCGGTCCAGgaagtctcttcatcgccttttccttctggTGTCTAATCGTCCTCACTATCACAATGTGCATCGCCGAAATGGTCTCTTACACGCCAATCTCGTCTCCGTTCGTCCGATTTGCCGGTATCTACGTCGACGAAGCTCTCGGTTTTGCTTCCGGCTGGAATTTTTTCATCTTCGAAGCTGCGCTTGTACCCTTCGAAGTCACAGCTTGTCATTTCATTCTTCAATTCTGGACCGATGCGATTCCTGTGGGCGCTACTATCGCTGTGATTATCGTGCTGTATGCactcatcaatctcatgGCGATTCAGTATTTTGGCGAGACTGAGTTTTGGGCTGCTATTGGAAAAGTCATTTTGATCGTTggcctcatcttctttacGTTCATCGTCATGGTTGGTGGGAATCCGCAGAAGGACGCGTTCGGATTTACCTACTGGAAGAGCCCTGGCGCTTTTGCGGAGCTTTACTACGACGGCGCCTTGGGTAAATTCGTAGGCTTTCTGGCTTGTCTCATCCAAGCTGCCTTTTCGATCGCTGGTCCCGATTACGTCGCCATGGCAGCTGGAGAAGCCGAAAACCCTCGCAAGATTCTGCCCCGGGCTTTCAAGACGGTCTTTTACCGgctgaccttcttcttcgtgcTTGGATCCCTCTGTGTCGGCATTCTAGTGCCTTACGACGACCCAAACATGATTGCTGCGTTCAGGGATGGCAAGTCAGGAGCTGCTGCTTCGCCATACGTTATCGCCATGGACCGTCTTGGGATCCGGGTTCTGCCGCATATCGTCAACGCCATGATTCTGGTGTCGGCATTTTCCGCCGGCAACTCCTATGTGTTTTGTGCGACGAGATCTTTGTATGGCCTTGCGCTTGAAGGGAAAGCACCGAGGTTTTTGAAAATCTGTACTAGGACTGGTGTTCCCATTTACTGCGTCCTTGTGGTGCTGCTCATCGCTCTGCTCTCTTTCCTCCAACTGTCGAATAGCTCAGCCGTTGTTCTGAGTTGGTTTGTGTCCTTGGTCACAGCCTCTCAGCTGATCAACTTCTCCGTCATCTGTCTTACGTACCTTTGTTTCTATCGTGCAACAAAGGTGCAGGGATTCGACCGCTCTACACTTCCTTATCGCGCGTGGTTCATGCCATATGCTGCGTACGTCGGACTAGTTGCGACTTTTATCATGGTATTCGTTGGAGGATATACTGTTTTTCTGCCAGGAATGTGGGATATTCCtagcttcttgttctc ATACACTTCGGTTGGATTGTTCCCAGTGTTTTATGTCGGATGGAAGATTGCCCATAAAACAAAGATTATCAAGCCAAAAGAGATTAATCTCCGACATAACTTGGCTCCGATTGAAGAGTATGAGAGAAATTATGTGGCTAAACCACCAGC AAACTGGTTCGAGAAGGGTTTGCACTTTTTGTTCGGTTGA